The Penaeus monodon isolate SGIC_2016 chromosome 17, NSTDA_Pmon_1, whole genome shotgun sequence genome contains the following window.
attttttttttatctatatgtatatgtatatatgaatataagtatatatatatatatatatatatatatatatatatatatatatatatatgtatatatatatatatatatatataatgtatatatatatatatatatatatatatatatatatatattatatatatatatatatatatatatatatatatatatatatatataaaagagagagagagagagagagagagagagagagagagagagagaggagagagagagaagagagagagagagagagagagagagagagagagagagaagaatggtgtAACaagtaaatgtgctagacatcaaaggttatgtgtatatatatatatatatatatatatatatatatatatataatatatatatatatatgtgtgtgtgtgtgtgtgtgtgtgagtgtggtgtgtgtgtgtgtgtgtgtgtgtgtgtgtgtgtgtgtgtgtgtgtgtgtgtgtgtgtgtgtgtgtgtgtgtgtgtgtgtgtgtgtgtgtgtgtgtgtgtatcagtatggagatatgtgtgtatatatatatatatatatatatatatatatatatatatatatatatatatatgacctttgatgtctagcacatttatttgttacaACCATCaaatatcactctctctctctctcttactcttactctctctctctgtatatatatacagagagagagagagagagagagagagagagagagagagagagagagagagagagagaggcgttaatatatatatatatatatatatatatatatatatatatatatatatatatatatatatatatatatatatgcatatgtacgtgtgtatagatagatagatatatagataaagatatacctATAATAGCCGATTTGATATCTATTGTACTGTGCATTAATAGTTTGTAGCTTTATTAAGTAAAACAGCAGTCATAAAACACTGAAGCATGTACTACCTATTTTCGTATTTCTTATagccctttttgtttgtttgtttgatgttaaCGTGATGCGCACATTTCAGAGAAAGTAACATTCACCTTCGTGTACATACTAAAAATCCTTGTACTCTAAAGATATTGGCATTAGCCCGGGATAGGTTAAGGGTGTGGTTTATTAATAGCCAACAAGATTTCAGCTCCCCTAGTAACCATGCTTGTAGTGGAGATTAGCGACTCTAGGTTACGTAATACTGATACCAAACTCTGATATCGTCATTTCTTACTCATGGAACTTTCGCAAAACACGAAAGTTGGTCAAAGTGTTTGGGTTAGATTGTGATACTGTCTTAAGTTCAGTGTAAGTTTAATGGCAAACTGTACACGCTCTGACCTCGGAAACCTTTATTTCCATTCTTCCCTTgccattaatatattactatattaaatacCACTTCCATTAAGGCATTGTGCATGTTAAACAtgaaatgtataaacacaaaatTCTTGTATTTCACACTTTTATTCTGCATGGGCCATTATATATGTAAACCGTTCGCTGTGCTAGATGAATTTACTATTAAACCTTGTTCACTGTCTATCGTCCACTGTGAGAAGCGAATTAAACTACAACAACCATTCATTAACAAAACCGTCAAAAGAGTTGTTGAAGGAGAAAGCTGGGCGTCGATTGGGGCGAGCAACTGCTTGTCTCATCACAAGATTGGCTTACCTCCCCTATGGACCAGATGGATACGTTTTTGTTATTAGCCTCTCTCTTTGCCTACAGTACACCTACAGAGCTCTCGTTATAGCTCAGATATTCCCATAGAAAAGCTCAATTTTCAATTTGTTTCAGGTGATTATGGTCGTTTCGCCCCCCAAGGAAAAGGTGAAATGACGCCCCCTGTGTGAGGGTCGTTAATCCATGTCGCCGACGCCATGCTGGTGCAAGAGGGTGGTCAGGGTACGGGTCTGCGGGTTGATCACGAGCAGGAGCACGTTCTGCGAGACTTCGGACTCCTCTGGCACTCGCACTCCTTCCGACGTCTTCAGTCTTAGCTCTGCAGCGATCGACGTTACAACGACGCGCTCGCCGTCCGCCTCAGGGCTGATGATTATAGGGGGGTGGGTAATGGATTTCTCAGActtcaaaattatatatcatatttagcTCCGCATCTCAAACTTTCACTCGAATATCATTAACTATGATCTTACTGTAAAAATCACCCTAACCAGTGAAAACCTACCTGACAAGGTCCCTATACAGAGTCCGGGTAACAGAGAGGTAGTTATAAATATTGTCCTCAAACTGACAACACTCCCCTCCTAATGCCAGTAAACGGAAGAGCCTGAATAACAGCTGGCGGCGGTCCTCTCTGCTAAACACCTCCTCCCTTGTGTCAACTAGAACCTGTCATGGGGTGTTATTGGAGAAAATGAGTAGGGGTCCACATAATGTATAGATATCTGTATCAAAAAGATTTCTGaataattgatgaataaatatCGTGTCTCTTCCTGTTGCATGAACCTCCTGAACATAGACAGCAAGGAAAGGCACCGAAGCCGTAAAGACAAACTTGCTTTCTTAAGGAGATCGTCCAGAACAAGATCCTCATGATACTCGTCGGGACACTTCTTGATGTCTCCGTCCTCCATCACAATCCCGGCCTCGAAGACCTTCCTGAACACAGCCATGGACGTCAGCGAGCAGGGCACCTCCGCCACGCTCTCGACCTGCGCTCCGTTTCCTGGCCGAATCGCATGATGTATATCATAGTAAGTGTAAAAAGTAAAGTTTTCAATACGTGGaaacgtgtgtgcgcgcgtgtgtaaaatgtattgatgtatgtatgtatacatatatacatacatatacttacatatgcacacacacacgtgtgtgtgtgtgtgtgtgtgtgtgtgtgtgtgtgtgtgtgtgtgtgtgtgtgtgtgtgtgtgtgtgtgtgtgtgtgtgtgtgtgtgtgtgtgtgtgtgtgtgtgtgtgtgtgagactgagCTGGTATAATTCACACATGATTTTCTTTGGTATTTGATACTAAACGGCGGCAGAAGTTCAAGAGAATCAATGTATTAGAACATACATATGATTTAACGTTACGAAAGTTGCCGAAATCATTACGAAGAGGACTGAAATTACCACACAGCAGTAAGTGTTTCTGATTACAATTCTTAATATATTAATGGAAGCAAAATCAAGAGGGATGCAAGAAGCTGAATAAAGGCAGCAGCGATGTTGCCTTGTGGAAACAGAAGGCTAATATGGTGGACGTATTAAATTAGATCATAAATATGGTACATGGAGCAGAAAAAGGATTGGAAACCttcaagatgataataaaaaatgaattgcaACAACGGTGGTTTCTTGCTATATCAGGTATCGGTTTTTATCAATTTACTCTTATATGGAGTGAAAATATTTTGAAAGTCCTAGATGATATATGCTGAAATATGTTAGACATTTCTCAcaataaaagttttttctttgaCATTTACAGTAAGTGTCGGTTAAATACCTTTTAAAGGCATGGAAACACTACACCACTTATTTAGTAAGAACAGAATTTCAACCCTGAAATAGTGAATATTTGAATAGCCAGCAACACGAGATAATTCGATGCTAAAATGTAACAAGCAACAAGCATTATAAATAACAGAAACCACATATTTACTTCAGTGTATTTGCATTCGGAAGCGCCATATTTTGAGAGCTAAAGCTAATTAACATTGGATTAAATCATTGGGGTCAGGATGCTGAATTTCCCTTAAGCTTTCACTGCCATGATAAAGAACTATAATGGGACAGCAAAATTACAGCGCCAGACTCCACTCTACTTGTGATTTCTCTCATGTAGTCCAGATTACCAAGCATGTGGAATCACTGACATGTAATTGCATAACCCAGGTGACCAGAGCTTCAAGGTTCCAAGGTTAGAAACGTAACCATATATTTTCAggattatcattataaagaagGTAATCAGcagggaagagaaaagataagctTTCAGCAGAGTAGCGTCATTTCTAAGAGAGATGCAACTTTTGGTATAACGTAAAATATACTATCCTGGGTCATATAACTTTGAGTTATAACTTTAAGCTATAAGCTCCTTCTAGGACCGAGTAAAAGACCAGAACCTAATGCCGGAGTGAAGAAAACTGAGCATATTGGCCAAGAATTTCATTTCAAGATAGAAGATTCTCAGCAAAGAAGACAGAAGAACGAAGAAAGGAGCCTTTAATCTGCAGGTATAACAAGATGACTTAAATTTGAATCAGTTTATCTTtaagatagagaaaaaacaacaactaattaGTGGGTTCTTTTGAGTGAGTCcaatattaagaaaataacaacCTTAGTTTAGCCACAAAATCGAGGGAGGTATTGCAGGAACTTACCCAATGGTCCTCTGTATTGTCCACGCCATACCTCAAGCGTAGAGGCGACTGCGGGACTTTTAACAAAACTCTGTAACACAACAACTAGAGTTAAGACATTTAATTTGTCACCGATACCTTAAAACTGTCACCACAGATGCATTGTGCGCCTCAGCCATTTCGTGAAAAGTCTGTAAATCATACATGAATATGTCTGTTAGTGACATATTATTCTACCCTATAATAGGATCACATGGTATAAAGCAGTCTTCATTATTTCTGATAATAAAACCCCAATTATAGGACTATAATTAAGCCATCCAGGGATTAGCTTTTACGACGTGAATACACAAGAAACTTTGCATCAATAGAACATCAGCGTACTCACACACCGTTTGCTTTCGGGAGTCTAACGGCATTATTAAACCTATAGAGTAATTCTTGTGATACGGGACAGTATAACGACTCGAAGGTGACCCTATCACTTGGAGAAACTtctaaaaacaagtaaataaataaaagtaaggcATTCAAGAAAGGAAAACTGCTACAACAcaataaaatcacaaataaaatacaagCATTCAGAAAAATGTCAACATATGTGACAAGGCTGTATGTCACACTGCAGGCAAGATACAGTGAGAGCAGCAGGCTCATGTAACAtacctactttatatatatgcttgaTATAATCTAACAAAACAGAGTGCCAACATACGGTAGCATATGATCGGAATTAAAAGACTGACTTTACAATTGTAGAAATAAAAGTAGGACGGACGGTGGACATTTAGTTGATCATTTTTGGTTTCGGTAaacattatgatcattgtcactattatttctttgatgttattaccattaccattattattatataattattataattgttattatctctataattattatcagcatcattatcattatcattgccattattatcatcatcattattaatatcattatcatcatcattaatatcgttattattatcgccatcattactattattattatcatcattaatatgctATGATTTTTCTATTATCTCTAAAAACACTACAAATAATGTGCAAACTTATTTAAATATGTTACGCTTCATTACAACATGTTAGCCAAAGAACAATCCGAAAAGGAATTATCTTATATGACAGATGACTTATTTGATCAAGAAGGCAGTTGCAAATGTGTTGGGTTTATTTCACTGTTGTTGAGCCAGGTACGCCACACATAGGAAATAAGGGcgatatattttttagcaacaGTGAGACTTACtgatgagtctctctctctctctctctctctctctctctctctctctctctctctctctctctctctctctctctctctctctctctctctctctctctgtgtgttgtttgtgtgtgtgtgtgtgtgtgcgggtgtgcgtgagtgtgtgtgtgtgtgtgtgtgtgtgtgtgtgtgtgtgtgtgtgtgtgtgtgtgtgtgtgtgtgtgtgtgtgtgtgtgtgtgtgtgtgtgtgtattagatcaCAAGATAACGTTATAaaacttttcatatatttttcacttGCCTCAACAAACTGCTTCAGGTTGTAGGCCTGAAATTCCTGGTTAAATGCGTAAGCATGGCATGTCAGTCTTCCCAACACTGACCTGCGAAAATAGTAAAGAATGACCCATCTTCGTATTGCAGATATAACTATGTTAGGCTCAGTTAATTTGTTCTCCTACTTGTATCCTTACCATTTCCGTAACAAATTCTGAATGCCTTTATCCTCTTGATGGACGAACTTCCTGTATGGTAGATTAATAAAAGTATATTCCATGGTAAAGCGAATCCTTTGATGTCTTTTCTCTGCCACTGTGTATAAACTCTTCGGTTGCTATGGTAACAAAAGGTGGTCCCCAATGCCGAACggcgtttattttctttttaatggaaTGATATGATGATCTATACATGTCCCTCTGCAAATCGGAGCGTTAGTTTTAGTTAAATGATGCGTTTGCAGGCCAGACCCATAGACTTTATAAGTCCGAACGCATTTCCCATAGAAGGGGCGGCCGGAGAGTGGCGGGCGGCGGCGCGGCGGCCAATGGGCGGCGCGGCCTCCGGCGGCGGCCAATGAGAACTCGGCTTCTGGGCCCCGACGCCTCCGCCGCCGGACGTCAAGAGTGTCACAACAATCTTCAATTACGGGAGCCCGTGGGTGCTCTGAGAACAATTGTGAAACATGAGAATTAAGCTGGATCTCAGCGACTTtttagaggatgagaggaagctGGTGGTTCTGAGTGTCAACGAGGAGGAGGCGCGGACGGTGCGGGATGTGCTGGCCAAGATAATCAAGCTGTTCAAGTTGAGTCCTTGGCACCAGGACGCAGGTGAGGACATGATGCTGCTGCCACTAACATAGCATTTCGCTTACAGACCGCTCTGTGCTAATGCAGTGTCATGGGACGCTTGTCGGAAACAGTAGTAATCCTGTTTGAGAGCTTAGAGGCTAAATCTCAAGGATGAATTCAGGTTTGATAGGCGATGGTCAGTCCCATTTTTCAATTTGCCAAAGTCATTATTTGGTATCATTTGATAGAACTTACCAACAAATTAATTTCATACAAAAGTTGTTGGTAAATTTCTAGACAGTATTAGGACTGTCACATCATATACGTGTAAGAAAATGTCATAGCCTAATAGACTAGTGTTTTTGTATGTCGTCAAAGTTAGTAAAATTGTGGGGgtatcatttgttttgtttttttcaaaccaTCTTGAACATTCACAATACTTGGGATTCCCTAGATCACAGATGGAGTTATGTCCCTAGTAAATTAGTACCGAGTCAAGGGTCTCctaaataatattgtttttatatctgcCTTATCATATGTGTATTTACCATTtccaaatgtttttgtttttcacattCCTTAGACAAAATTTAGGACAGTCTGTAATAACAACGTGTACTGAATGTCACATGTCCaaagcaagttttttttattatacctgtCATTTTGGCAGGTATAAGATTTTTGAGAAATAACCAAACTTTGAATTGTTGAACTCATTGCTAATGGGAGCTTCGCACACCATATTGGACAATGCCTCAGGGGCTGCAGCCTCTTGAGGGAAAAATCAGATGCATGGAAAACGTATAATTTATGAATTATGAATTTGGCTACAACATATACAACTTTCAAATGAATAGGACTAAAATATATTTTCGAGAGGCTGTAGATCTTGCAGTAATggccaaacaagcaaacagcAATATAGCACACATATCTTAGAGCAAGGACAGTGTACGAGGCATTGGTATACATTCCACTAGACAATAAGTATTCATGCTGGCATGTCCAAATTGCAGCACTAGTTAGGATTAGATTTGGTATTttttaccgagagtgacgcacccTATAGAGACAAATTCCCAAAATCAGGCTATCATGAGAACCCAAAATTCCAAgcttaacctttcctaccttctatttattccaagcttaacctttcctaccttctatttattccctagatgGGGACAAGTCCCCTGTACCCCCCTTTATTAGCACATTGTGCCAAATTACAGATAACACAACATTAgccctttcccgatgggtagtattcatagtggcccgggccccgctgccgggggcttatatcgtcaccctagcatgcgcgaccactcatgccaaataccagcatcccatgcagTTTCTTTGTAGTACtaagaagatatgttgtattttcagttttcattattttctaaagtctctacttgccatatttcctgataaatcgagactgaaggatatttttgttgttatatagactccatagttgatcattattcagtctatagtctgaataaaataagcagtgtgcggcatcatggagttgaaatcatcggtttgttgcttttttttttcatagtaaaaatgagaaagtgttcaaaacgacttaatcacactttcactggcagaaaaataatcttttgccgtgattgtaacaaaaaataactaatggcatctccatacatccaccatggcatgtacatacatgccccctggcagatagtcccgccatgccatggcatgtgagTACATGacacccgtcaggaatgggttaagaACTCTGTTTGTGTGAAGATGTGGACTTGTATGTGGACATGtatggatatttttgttattttgcagCAAAAAGGAGGTCGCTGCAACTTTACTTGTGctgtttattattctatatcttatgctctataagatggcagtgtccatttcccacTATCATTGTGCGTCACTCCCGGTAACATTAACCTTAGATTTCAAAGGCAAAATCCCCAGTGTGATCGATTAGAAAGTATGCTAAATGCTCTAGGGGAAGGTAGCCTGGGAGCTTAAGAAAATATCCAAGAGGAGGGAGCCTTGGGTGAAAACCAAGGGAGTATGAAGGATTTTGCTAGCTATAAGGAAATATGCCAGGTAAAAAGGGGTCTAGGGGCTTGCCCTTGATAAGAAAATGTCTTGGGGGAAGAGGATCTAGGGGCTTGCCCACTATTAGAgaaatttctcattttctttgatggttttatatcatttttgatataggatttaaattttttcttcactttctttcacttttttttatcaatataaatataaaaatgtaaatgtaaatataaatatataaataaaatataagtatatatctataaataaaatgcataaacatatagatatataaatatatgaatacatatatagatagatagatagatagatagatagatagatagatagatagatagatagatagatagatagatagatagatagatagatagataaatatatatataaatatgtaaatatatatatatatatatgtgtgtgtgtgtgtttgtgtgtgtgtgtgtgtgtgtgtatatatatatatatatatatatatatatatatatatatatatatatatatatatatatatatatatatatatacgtatgtatgtatgtgtatgtatatatgtgtatatatatatgtatatatatgtatatgtatataaattattttattattaacggtaggttcatgtttgagccgctgtggtcacagcatgatacttaatagtacttttcatgttatgatgatcttggagtgagtacgtggtagggtccccagttcctttccacggagagtgccggtgttaggtaatcattctctctatttatccaggcttgggaccagcactgacttgagctggcttgcccacccagtggctaaataggcaatcgaggtaaagttccttgcccaaggaactgcATCATATCTaggtgtgcatggatgaacccagacactcgcatgcagcgattggtgtgtgctcttgcactgatttttatgtatatatataatatatatatatatatatatatatatatatatatatatatatatatatatatatatatatgtatgtatgtatatatgtatatatatgtatatatatgtgtatatatatatgtatatatatatgtatgtatatatgtatatatatgtatatatatatgtatatatatatatatatatatatatatatatatatatatatatatatatatatatgtgtgtgtgtgtgtgtgtgtgtgtgtgtgtgtgtgtgtgtgtgtgtgtgtgtgtgtgtgtgtgtgtgtatacatatatatatgtgtatatatacatatatatatgtgtatatatacatatatatgtgtatatatacatatatatgtgtatatatacatatatatgtgtatatatacatatatatgtgtatatatacatatatatgtgtatatatacatatgtatatatatatatatatattaatatatatatatatatatatatatatatattatatataatatatatagaatatatatatatatatataatatataataatatatataatatatattaatatatatatatatatatattatatattaatatatatatatatatataatatatatatatatatattattaatatatatatatatatatataaaatataatataataaatatatatattatatatattatatatatatatatatatatatatatatatatattaatatatttaatatatataatatattatatatatatatatatatataataatatatatatatatatattatatatatatatataactaatatatatatatataatatatatatatatatatatatatattatatatattatatatatatatatatatatattataaaattatatatatataatatacatatataatatatatatatatatatatatatatatatattttatattatatatatatatatatatatataattatattatatatatatatgtatatgtatatgtatgtgtgtgtgtgtgtgtgtgtgtgtgtgtgtgtgtgtgtgtgtgtgtgtgtgtgtgtgtgtgtgtgtgtgtgagagtgtgtgtgtgcatgtgcgtgtgcgtgtgcttgtgtgtacacacgcacgctttatgtacttatatattctGAAAGTAGATGTGGAATGTAGTTAACTGAACCATTTTTTCGTAGTTAGTTTTTGATTGCCAAATTCATGTTTCAGATATTGTACACAGCAAGAAATTGAATCTGGGTCTTTTTGAAGAGGAGTTTTTCCTACACCCTGATGAGACCTCCTCAGTCCTTCATGGAATTGGTCTTCTCAAGTAAGTTAGTTCCTTgagttgttcctttttttttctctctctctctcctttacatctctgttatttttgttattagaccAGTAATAGtgacttgtattattattattattgatgttattgttaatgttttattaataaaattgttattactagtagttttagttttagcatttttatgaaaccattattgatattgttattttcatcatcatcattatcatcatcttggccattaaccccttggatctggaTGCTTCCCTGCCTTCAGACTCCAGGCATTAATCTTACTTGAGTGGCCAGTCTGACAGGTTTGTGGCTTGTAAGTTGGGTGCACACAAGCACTCAGTGCCAAGACTCCTTGcttcccctttgcaatgttgTTTATCTCattctgcataagcatttttagcttttttgtccTTTACCAGTGTCTATATTTTCCTTTAGATATGCTGTGTCTGGATGGcaatagacttttttttcttgcacAAACTCTATATCATATCTGTAGGTAATTCATATCTcagagcagtaatgataataaaattctcTTGACTTCATTTTCCCACCACCTCGCCCCTCAGCCAATTGTTTCCATGTCATCCAGATCACAGGGGTTAATACATTCTCATTATAATCAatgtctttttattatcatcatattcattatttgctGCAActacttttgctttttttata
Protein-coding sequences here:
- the LOC119583663 gene encoding cilia- and flagella-associated protein 300-like, with protein sequence MEYTFINLPYRKFVHQEDKGIQNLLRKWSVLGRLTCHAYAFNQEFQAYNLKQFVESFVKSPAVASTLEVWRGQYRGPLGNGAQVESVAEVPCSLTSMAVFRKVFEAGIVMEDGDIKKCPDEYHEDLVLDDLLKKVLVDTREEVFSREDRRQLLFRLFRLLALGGECCQFEDNIYNYLSVTRTLYRDLVSPEADGERVVVTSIAAELRLKTSEGVRVPEESEVSQNVLLLVINPQTRTLTTLLHQHGVGDMD